Within the Caldisericum sp. genome, the region AAAATTACCGAGGTGTCAAGCCCTCCACTGTAGGCTAAAACTACCTTTTCCATTTTTTGCCTCCTTAAATGTATGATTTGAATTTTTCAATAACTTCCTGTGTTTTCTCTTTTCTTGTTACTACAAGAATTGTGTCGTCACCTGCTACTGTTCCCACAACTCCTTCAATATGCATGCTGTCGATGATGTTTGCAACACCACTTGCATTACCTGGAGAAGTAAAAATTAGAATCAAATTTTCTTCTGAGTCAATTCCCTTCACGAAGTTCTTAAATGCAATTTTTAGGCTACTCCCCAGATTTTCCTTTTCTTCTTTAAGAATTGTGTAATAAAATCCATTTTCATCTCTAACCTTTACAACATTTAGTTTTTTGAAATCTCTTGCAATTGTTGCTTGTGTTACTTTTATGTGATTTCTTAAAAGTAGTTCCTGGAGTTCTTTTTCACTTTTTACTTTTTCTCTCTGTAAAATTTCCCGTATAAGCCTTAATCTTTTTTCATAATTTTTCATTTTAGTCTCCTTATATGCATAATTATACATTTTTATTTTGAAAGTCAATACCTTTTTATGCAGTATTTTAAGGTTTAATAGCAAACAATATTTATGTATGCTGTTTTATATCGTAATTTGTGAAACTTTATTAACAAATTTGCTTTATGTTTCAAGAATGACTTAAATACTTACTTCGAACCACCCATTTTCTTGTGTTTTAAGGGTCATCTAAATAAATTTTTGGGGTAAAGTACTATAGAACAAAATTTCGCTTAACTATGCGTAATTTTATGCAAGTTTTTTAAAGCCCTCATTCTAACTTCGTTTTATGGCAATAAAATAAATATTTATGCTTTTAATTTTTTTGTGATAAAATATCCATGGAAGGAGGTAGGATGGAAAACATTTTAAAAGAAAAATTGGATGAAAAGAGTCTTGAGAAGTTAGAGAAAATTAACAATCCTAAAGTTTTTGAGTTTATTACTAAGTATGCTTTGCACTGTAATCCAAAAAACATCTTTGTATCTGATGGGAGCCCTGAGGACATCGATTTTATAAGAAAAAAGGCGCTCGGTGATGGTGAAGAGATGCCTTTAAAAATTAAGGGGCACACAGTTCATTTTGATTCTTACTACGACCAGGGAAGGGACAAGAAAAATACAAAGATTCTTGTTGATGAGGGTGAATACCTTGACCCTGTTATAGAGACTGGCCCAAGAGGTCCTCTTACGGAAGAAGTTCACGAAATTATGAAAAACATAATGGATGGAAGGACTATGTACATACTTTTTTATGTCCTTGGTCCTGAGAATTCCCCTTTTACAATTCCTGCAGTTCAACTTACAGATTCTCCCTATGTTGCTCACTCTGAAAACATTCTCTACAGGCAGGGTTATAATGAGTTTGTAAGGCAAGGCGAAAAACTTACAAGATTTTTCAAATTTGTCCACTCCGAAGGTGAACTTGATGAGAGAAAAACTTCAAAGAATCTCGACAAGAGAAGAGTGTATATTGACTTAAAAGATGAGATTGTTTATTCCTGCAATACACAATACGGAGGGAACACTATTGGCTTGAAGAAGTTAGCCATGCGCCTTGCTATAAAAAGGGCCTCAACTGAGGGATGGCTTACAGAACATATGCTCCTTATGGGAGTTACAGGTCCGAACGATAGGGTTTCATATTTTACTGGTGCATTCCCTTCAATGTGTGGTAAGACTTCAACTGCGATGCTTAAAGGAGAGAAAATTGTTGGCGATGATATTTCTTATATAAGGGAAATTGGTGGCGTTGCAAGGGCTGTTAATGTTGAAAAGGGGATGTTTGGAATTATCGAGGGCATAAATTCAAAGGATGACCCGATTCAGTGGAAAGCGCTTCACAGCGAAAATGAAATTATATTCTCAAATGTTTTAGTGCTTGAAGATGGATCTGTTTATTGGAACGGTCACGATGGACCAGTTCCTGAAAAAGGAATAAACCACTCAGGTGTATGGTACAAAGGCAAAAAAGATGAAAACGGAAAAGAAATTCCGCCGTCACATCCAAATGCTCGATTTACCTTGCACCTTGAAGTTTTGGAAAATGTTGATGAGAACCTGCATAATCCCGCAGGAGTTGAAGTTTCAGGGATAATTTATGGTGGAAGAGATTCTGATACCTGGAATCCTGTTTGCGAAGCGTTCAACTGGGAGCATGGAATTGTCCTTAAAGGGGCTTCAATTGAATCAGAGACAACTGCAGCAACGCTTGGCAAAGTTGGCGTAAGAGCATTTAACCCTATGTCTAACCTTGATTTCCTTTCAATCCCAATTGGCAAGTATATTGAGATTAACCTCGAATTTGGGAAGAAACTAAAAAAGACTCCCAAGATTTTTGGTGTGAACTACTTCCTCAAGGATGCTAATGGTCGTTTCCTTAATGAGAAAAATGACAAGAAGGTGTGGCTCAAGTGGATGGAAAGAAGAGTCCATGATGAAGTAATGGCTCTCAAGACACCTGTTGGTTTGATGCCGCTATATGAAGACCTGAAGATGCTTTTTAAACAATATCTTAGCAAGGACTATTCTTATGAGGATTATGTTAAGCAATTCACACTTCGAGTAAATGAAAACCTTGCAAAAATCGAAAGATTAAGAAATATCTACTCAGAATTGAAGTTTGTCCCTACTCGTGTATTCGAACTATACAGCGAAGAAGAGGAAAGGCTTAAAGAAGCAAAGGCAAAGTTTGGAGATTACATAGCACCTGATAAGTTTGAGGTAGTTGAGTGATTAAGGGGGGGCGGGAAGCCCCCTAATTTTTATTTAATAGTCAATTGTTAGCGTGATCTTTCCGTTCTTTATTTGCTCTTTTATTACATCGCTTGACTTGTTTGCAAGATCGTTAAGAAAGTTAATTCTATCGTTTTCTTTCATAAGTTTTGGTTGCGATTCTGTTAATGAAACGGGCTCTATGGTAAATTCAAATGATTTTCCGTATTTTGTTACAAAAACGATCAAGCCTTCCTGTGTTTCTTTTGAAAAATACTGGTCGAAAACGAAATTCCCAAGCGAATAAAATATAAGGGTTTTGATGTTTCGTTTTTTTGATTCATACAATTCGATATCTTTCACAACATGGGGATGGCTTCCTATAATGAGGTCTGCACCGGCATCAATAAGTGTATGCGCAAGATACCTATCACTATAAGTGCTTTTTCCAATATACTCTTCTCCAAAATGCATGACCATGATAACAAAACTATTTTCGTGGCTTTCTTTTATATCTCTTATCCATTCCGAAACTTCATCGAGATTAAAGGGATATGTTGCGTTAAATCCCACTAAAACAACACCGTTTTTCTCTATAATGCGTGAATTTTTAAAGTTAGTTGGTTCACCAAAAAAGTCAATGCCACCTTTTTGTAGAATTTCCTTAGTTTGGGAGATGCCGTTTAAACCCATATTATCGGTGTGGTTGTTTGCAAGAGAAAGTGCATTGAAGTGAGCGTACTGTAGCGTTTGAATAACATCTTTATCGAAGCAGAATCTCAAAGAGCCTCTTTCGAAATTTACTTTTTTATAGGCAATTGGTCCTTCAAGGTTTCCGACTGCTAAGTCAATGCCTCTAAACGCCTGTTCAATATAGTAAAATGGGTAGAAATATGAATTTGATAAAATTTTTTGATATACACCCCTATCAAGCATAATATCACCTACAAAAGAAAGAGTAGTGGGTTCATTGTTTTGATGAGATAATTTGCCTTTCTTGAAAATACAGCTCACATAGGATGTTGAACTTGTGAGGTATTCTTTTGAATAGTCCTGGGCGTTTTTGTGCGCAAGGATTTCGTAATCGCCATAGCCTCTTAGGATTGAAATGTATCTTAAGATGTACAAACTTTGCCACGAGTCAACATCGATTGTTGGAAATTCGTTTTCTACAAAATTTGTAAGTACTCTTATGCTTTTCTTATCGTGGACATCCTCAATTTCTTTGGGAAGATAGTGCGAAAAATCTACACTTGCAATAACAAAAGTGTCAACAGGAAGTGTGCTATTCAAAAGTGATGCAAAATTTTTTGCTTCATCCATTGTAACCTTAGGACTTACAAGAATTGGTAGTATTAGGCTTTCGCCAAAATATTCTTTAATGAATGGAAGATGATTTGCAATCCCATGGTCTAAATAAATCGCAGTATTATCCTCTTTAATGTTAAATTGCTTTTTAAGGATATTAATTTCATCGGTTGCAACTTTAAAATCGAGAAATTGCGATTCTGAAGTGATGAATGAAACGCCTTCGGAAGTGCATTTCCCAAAGTGGTCAGGTGAAAGGATGACGACAATTTTCGGCTTTGCAACTTCACTTGAAATGCGCTTGTAAAAGTCTTCAATTACATCCTTTGCTACAAGATGGTGTGGAACAACGCCGCCTAATATCTTCGGCTCAACAATTTCAGGAGCCGATATATAAGCAGGCTTTAAAATTAGTATTGTTGAAATTGCAATAAGAGCAAAGATTATTAATTTGAAAAATTGCTTATCCATTTTGGTTTCGGAGGAATTTTCCCTTCTTTTAACATACTTCGCCATTGTTCATCAGTAAGCCTATTTTCCATAGGATACTTAAACTCATAGTAAGAAAACACAGGACCAACCGCAAGATGTATGTTTCCTTTTTCATCAGGGCATGCAACAAGAATTGTATTTATATAGCCCAATCCTTCTTCAAGAACGATCTTTGTATTCCCATCCGTATGAACATCCGTTACGAGCGTTGGCTTTATAAGGTCAATATCAGTTTCTCCTGAGAATAACATCTGAGTCGCTGTATCAAAATATTCACCGATGCCTTTAACTGTATAATAGTCAGTGTCATCAAGAGGGGCATTCTCAAGTTCCTTTTTTACAATGTTAAGGAGCTTTTGAAGCAAGGTATCAATGTCATCAAGTGCATACATTTTCCACTGTAGCGTGTCCTTAATTTTTCCATCTGTTGTTTTATCTTCTATCTTTTGAAGCCCATCTTTTGTGAGGCGTGTTAATTCAATGAGTTTTATGTAGAATTCAGGGACTGGTTCAACATAGCCTGGGTAGGGTTTTTCTTCAGGACCGCCTTCGCCTTTTTCTGCCATTACATAACTCTGCTTTACATAAAGGACTGTATCGTGCCTTAATTCAGTCCACGATGACAGAGCCGTTTGAAGAAGTTTATCAGCATATGCATTTGTTTTCATAAAAGTTGGGAGCCCTTGCACTTCCTTCAAGAAAAGTGATGTAAGGACATCAAGCCACTTGTTGTAGAGGGTTTTATTCCACTCGTCTTTCGGTAAATTATCTATATAACTTTTAAGTTCGTTAAAGACTTTATCATAGTCTGAGTAGTTTGTGTCCCCCTCGGCCTTCAGTAATTCAAATGCTCTATCAGAGCCAAGTAATGCCATAAGGTCGAGCCCTCTTGGGAATCCTCTTACTTCTCGTCCCTTACATCCCTCTACAGATGTTTTTACCCAGGTAAACGGTCTGTTTTCTTCTGAGTCTTTATACTTGTCATACCAGGTGTAAGTAAAAGGAAGGTTAGTTATGGGAAGAGGAGTTTTCTCCCCTGTGTATTCGCCCGAAAAGGGCGAGACAATCCTTGAGAAAAGATAAGAATCGATTGTGAATCTTTGTCCAAGTAGTCTCATACCTTTTGTCTCTTTAAGAAGTTTTAGATTTGTTTCTTTAAGATGTTCGATGTCTTCCTTGCTTAATGGAGGGCAAGGCATTGGCATCTCACAGGCGCCTAAACCGCTATAGATTTGAGGATCCCTTAGTTTTTGAAGTTCAGCTTTTATTGTATCAAATTGCGATATTATATCCTTTTCACTTGAATTGTCTTTAAGAAATCCATTTAAGATACGAGCATATTCGTAAGGCGTTATGTCGTCTGAGAATCCTACAAGAAAAGATGTGATTTCGTAAATTGTTGACCACTTATTCTGTGCATCTTCAGATTTAAGAAAATCGTATGATATGAATAACCCCTGTAAAGTTTGAATTTTTGCATCATAAATAGAAATGATTCCATCATAAAAGCCGCATTCTGATTCCCCCTCTTGTATTTGTGAAGAGCCATTAAGTAGGAAAGTCATCCTTCCATACCACATAAGAGTTTTGAAGTATGATTTTAGAGTTTCTGACTCCGTGTAATGCCCCCGTGGTATATATTGAGAGTAATCTTCCTTATAGAGGAATATTTTTGAGTTCTCGAAACCATTATGTTTATTGATGAGCGCTAATTCTTGTTCTACAAGGTCTTTTACGCTTGCATCGACACGGAAATTTGGATCTTGAAGTAACTCCGCTACTCCAAAGAATGCAAGGTTTCTTTTTGCAACTTCTTTTATAATAGGGTCATCCGTATTCTTGTATCTTTTGAGGTTTTCATTGTAGAAATAATCCGTGAGGTCTTTTATATACTGAGCAAAGACATTCTTCTCAAAATCGATAAGTGTCCTCTCAAAAAAGATATGGTAGAAGTGGAGAATGGAGTCAGTAGTTATGTAAACTGGGATTTCCTTTTCCTGAAGCGCAAGGTAGTATGAAAAGAAATCTTCCTTTGGAGAAATTGTTTCAGGATACTGAACATACCTTGTCGAGATCTTCATATCTCCTATTTCCTTTGGCGTTTCTATTACAACAAAGCCGTTCTTCTTAAGGATATTAAGTGCAGTTGCTCCAACAGTTATTTTCCCTTGAATTGTTTTGAGATTGAGGATATTGGAAAGGCTTAGAGGAAGTGCATATTGTTTTGCGTGTGGATTTATTGTAAATTCAATTGGTGTTGTCTTTGCTTCAAAAGATTTGCTCATCACAAACTCAATTTTTTGTTGTGTGTTCGTTCCACCCCCTTGGTTTTCACCTTGCCCGGGCTGTTCCTGTGTGATCGTTCCGTTCTGTGAGTTTCCGCCGTTTCCCTGTTGTCCATTTGAGGGATTTTGGGTATTTCCATTGTTTGCAACCTCATTAGCATTTTTGTGTAAAGCAAAATAGACTGATACACCCACAAGTGACACAACAAGCGCCAAAATGATTGCATACAAAATTACTTTTTTCATAAATACCTCCTCCAAAAATATTTTAATACTTTACTCCAAATATTAGATAACTGATCTTTGAAATTTGTTCCAGGTTTTCATATAATTGGGTGGGAGGTTTATCGATGAAGAAAAAGGTTTTGTTTGTTTGCACGCACAATTCAGCAAGGTCACAAATGGCAGAAGCATTTCTAAATGCCCTTTATGGAGAGCGATTTGAAGCTTACTCTGCAGGAACTCATCCAGGTAAGTTGAACCCTTATGTAGTAAGGGCGATACAGGAAATTGGAATTGACATCTCGAATAACAGGACAAAGTCAGTTCAGGAATTCAAAGGAACAAGATTTGATTATGTTGTTACTGTTTGCGATCAGGCAAAAGAAGAGTGCCCATATTTCCCTGGTGCGCTTCAATACATTCACCAGGGTTTTGAGGACCCATCTACATTTACAGGAACAGAAGAGGAAATAATGGGGAGAGTTAGAAAAGTTAGGGACGAGATAGAGCAGTGGGTTATGCAGACATTTAAGAATCTATAAAAATGAGGGGGCAAAAGCCCCCTTTTTAAAATATTTCTTTGTCCTTATTTTCTTTTTTCTTTTAATGCCTTTAGAACCTTATCAGGTGTGTATGGTGAACTTCCGAGCCTTATTCCGAGTGCATCATAAAGTGCGTTACCAATTGCAGGGATTGGACCATTTATATTAATCTCTGAAACTGATTTTGCGCCGAGTGGACCTGTAGGCTCGTATGTTTCAACAAGTATTGGAACAATCTCAGGAATATCTCTTGAGGATGGGATCCTATACTCCATAAAGTTAGGATTGAGAACCTTGCCATTTTCTCCGAACTTGTACTCTTCAGTCAGTGCATATCCAATACCATTTACAATTGCACCTATTATCTGTCCTTTTGTAAGTTCGGGGTTTATAACAACACCGCAATCAACCGCTGCTACATATTTAATTGGTGTGATAACGCCGGTTTCCTCATCAACCTCAATTTCTACAAAGTGAGCTGCAAATGGTGGTGGTGAAGATTCAGATACAAATGAACCAACAGCCATTATCTGTTTTTGTTTCTTTACATAGAATGTATCGTATGCAATTTCTGAAAGGCTTACACGTTTTCCACTCCTTGGCGAGATAACAAATCCATCTTTAAGTATGTAATCTTTGCTATCCTGTTCCCCAAACATATCTTTTGCAACTTCTAGGATCTGGTCTCTTAATTTGAGAGCGGTATTATAGACTGCACTTCCAGAGATGAATGTGCCCGAGGATGCGTAAGCGCCTTTATCAAAAGGAGTGATATCTGTATCTGAGGGATAGACGATGACCTTCTTAGGATCAATTCCAAGTACTTCGCCCACGATTTGTGCAACAACAGTGTCAAGTCCTGTTCCAATATCAGTTCCACCGTAAAGGACATTAACAGAACCATCCTCATTCAACTTGATTGATGCAGAGCCCATATCGATTTTTGGAATACCAGAGCCCTGCATATGCAGCGACATGCCCACACCTCTAACTTTTGAGCCATTTCTCACTTTTTTGCCCCATTTTTCATAGAAGCCAATTTCCTTTGCGCCTAACTCGAGAAGTTTATCAACCGCTTCGCTTTCAATGTACTGGACGACACCTTCCCTTCCCTCTCCAAGTGCCTCAAATATTGGGGAAGTTTCGCCTTTTCTTATGTGGTTTATTTTTCTTATTGCAATTGGATCTAATCCAAGTTTTTCTGCAACCATATCAACCGTTTGTTCAAGGCATGCATAACCCTGTGTTGCACCATACCCTCTGTATGCGCCTGGCACCGGGAGGTTCGTATAGACGACATCTGCTACAAATTCAACATTTGGTGCTTTATTATAAAGTGGTAGTGTTTTTGAGCCAGTGTTCGAAGCAACAGTAAGCCCGTGTGTGCCGTATGCGCCTGTATTGCTTAATGCATACATCTTTATAGCAGTAAATCTTCCATCCTTCTTTGCACCAATTTTTACTGTTATTTTCATTGGGTGTCTTGTCCTTGATGAAATAAACTCTTCTTCTCTTGTATATACTGCTCTTGCTGGTCTTCCAGTTTTCATTGTTACAAATGCGCAGACTTCTTCGAGGATTATCTCTTGTTTGCTTCCAAATCCTCCGCCAATCCTTGGCTTAATTACTCTTATTTGCGATACCGGGATTCCTAAAACCTGTGCAACGATTCTTCTTACATGGAATGGTACCTGTGTGGAAGACCTTATAACTATTCTTCCATTCTCATCAAGATAAGATATTGTTGCGTGAGTTTCTATGGGGCAGTGCTGAGCAAATTGCGTTTCAAATGTGTGCTCAACAACAACATCTGCTTCTTCGAAACCTTTCTCAACATCGCCTGCTTTGACTTCGATATGAGCAACCAGGTTCCTTTTTGCATCGTAAGTGCCTTGAGGGTTTTCCTCGTGAATTATCGGTGCTCCTTCTTTCATCGCTTCTTCTGGATCAAACACTGCAGGAAGCACATTATATTTAACCTTTATGAGTTTGAGTGCCTCTAACGCAATCTCCTCTGATTCTGCAGCAACAGCTGCAACTCTATCACCAACAAACCTTACATGTTGATTGAACATACAGGTATCGTATGGAGATGGTTCTGGCCATCCCTGTCCTGCTGTAGTGTGGTAAACCTGCGGAGTGTTCTTGTATGTTAAAACCATATGAACGCCAGGAAGTTTTTCTGCTTCCGTTGTGTCAATGTCTTCAATAATTGCATTTGCGTGAGGTGAATAAAGGAATTTTATGTGAAGCGTATTTGGAAGTTTTATATCGTCAGCATAAACTGGTTGTCCTGTTGCAAGAGCAAGAGCATCAATTTTTTCAACATTTTTCCCAATTACTTGCTTTTCCATTATTTCCCCTCCTTAAGAAGTGTTATCGCATACTTAATTGCCTCAACCTGCTGAACATATCCTGTGCATCTACAGAGATTCCCATCAATTGCTTTCTTTATATCCTCATCAGTTGGATTTGGATTCTCCTTTAGCAGTGCATATGCTGCAAGAATTGTCCCGGGAGTGCAGTAACCACACTGGACTGCTCCTTTCTCAACAAATGCTTTTTGAAGTGGATGCGGATTTAAAATATCTCCCAAGCCTTTTACTGTTGTAATTTCTGCACCGTTTATCTGAGCTGCAAGTACAGTGCAACTTGTTTTAGGAGTGCCATTTATAAGTACCGTACATGCACCACATGTCCCCATGTAGCAATTCCCTTTTACCTCAGTAAAGCCATTTTCTCTTAGGACATCTAAAAGGACTTTACCAGGATGGATGTCAAATTCGTAATCCTTGCCGTTAATTTTGTAGTGAACTTTCATCTCTACCTCCCAAATGATTCAAGCAATCTTTTAGCAAATACGCCTGTAAGTTCTCTTCTATATTGCTCGTCTCTTCTTATATCGCCTTTCACATCAGCGTTTTCTTTTGCAAAATTATAGACTTCTTTCACTGCCTCGTTTAAGTCTTTCCCTTTTAGGAAATCTTCAAGGGCTTTAAACCTTATAGCAGGCATTGGCCTTGAACCATAACTTACAATAATATCTTTTATCTTGTTCTCTTCAATTTGAGCAAGCATAGCCATATTAAGAAGGGTAATGTCAGTTGCATTCCTTACATGCCTTTCCATTCCGAATTTGTAGGAGGAATCAAACTTCTTGAATCTTACTTCTTTGATGATAGCATCTTTGAGTTTTGCCCTGAAGTCAGTTTCGAAAAATTCATCTATCTTCTCTGTGTGTTCACTTCCATCAAAGTAAACTACCTCTGCATCGAGAGCAAGAAGTATTGTTGAAATGTCTGAATAGGGTTCCCTTTGAGCAACAGATCCTCCGAAAGTAATCTGATTTCTTAATAGTTCCGATGCAATTAAAGACAAAGCACTGGATAAGTTGCCACTAAAAAGTCCCTTAATTAAATCTGATTTTGCGGCGTTATTTATTGTTACTGTTGCGCCAATTGAAACTGTACCGTTTTCCTCCCTAATGTAGTTTAAACCAAGGTTATCAAGGAAGATAAAGTACTCGACCTGGGGGTTTGGGAATACAGTTAGATGTAATCCACCACCAACCACCTTTGCTTTATCACCTTTTTCTCTTAAAATTGCAATTGCTTCTTCAAGCGTTTTAG harbors:
- the argR gene encoding arginine repressor — protein: MKNYEKRLRLIREILQREKVKSEKELQELLLRNHIKVTQATIARDFKKLNVVKVRDENGFYYTILKEEKENLGSSLKIAFKNFVKGIDSEENLILIFTSPGNASGVANIIDSMHIEGVVGTVAGDDTILVVTRKEKTQEVIEKFKSYI
- a CDS encoding phosphoenolpyruvate carboxykinase (GTP) — protein: MENILKEKLDEKSLEKLEKINNPKVFEFITKYALHCNPKNIFVSDGSPEDIDFIRKKALGDGEEMPLKIKGHTVHFDSYYDQGRDKKNTKILVDEGEYLDPVIETGPRGPLTEEVHEIMKNIMDGRTMYILFYVLGPENSPFTIPAVQLTDSPYVAHSENILYRQGYNEFVRQGEKLTRFFKFVHSEGELDERKTSKNLDKRRVYIDLKDEIVYSCNTQYGGNTIGLKKLAMRLAIKRASTEGWLTEHMLLMGVTGPNDRVSYFTGAFPSMCGKTSTAMLKGEKIVGDDISYIREIGGVARAVNVEKGMFGIIEGINSKDDPIQWKALHSENEIIFSNVLVLEDGSVYWNGHDGPVPEKGINHSGVWYKGKKDENGKEIPPSHPNARFTLHLEVLENVDENLHNPAGVEVSGIIYGGRDSDTWNPVCEAFNWEHGIVLKGASIESETTAATLGKVGVRAFNPMSNLDFLSIPIGKYIEINLEFGKKLKKTPKIFGVNYFLKDANGRFLNEKNDKKVWLKWMERRVHDEVMALKTPVGLMPLYEDLKMLFKQYLSKDYSYEDYVKQFTLRVNENLAKIERLRNIYSELKFVPTRVFELYSEEEERLKEAKAKFGDYIAPDKFEVVE
- the amrB gene encoding AmmeMemoRadiSam system protein B, encoding MAKYVKRRENSSETKMDKQFFKLIIFALIAISTILILKPAYISAPEIVEPKILGGVVPHHLVAKDVIEDFYKRISSEVAKPKIVVILSPDHFGKCTSEGVSFITSESQFLDFKVATDEINILKKQFNIKEDNTAIYLDHGIANHLPFIKEYFGESLILPILVSPKVTMDEAKNFASLLNSTLPVDTFVIASVDFSHYLPKEIEDVHDKKSIRVLTNFVENEFPTIDVDSWQSLYILRYISILRGYGDYEILAHKNAQDYSKEYLTSSTSYVSCIFKKGKLSHQNNEPTTLSFVGDIMLDRGVYQKILSNSYFYPFYYIEQAFRGIDLAVGNLEGPIAYKKVNFERGSLRFCFDKDVIQTLQYAHFNALSLANNHTDNMGLNGISQTKEILQKGGIDFFGEPTNFKNSRIIEKNGVVLVGFNATYPFNLDEVSEWIRDIKESHENSFVIMVMHFGEEYIGKSTYSDRYLAHTLIDAGADLIIGSHPHVVKDIELYESKKRNIKTLIFYSLGNFVFDQYFSKETQEGLIVFVTKYGKSFEFTIEPVSLTESQPKLMKENDRINFLNDLANKSSDVIKEQIKNGKITLTIDY
- a CDS encoding DUF3160 domain-containing protein gives rise to the protein MKKVILYAIILALVVSLVGVSVYFALHKNANEVANNGNTQNPSNGQQGNGGNSQNGTITQEQPGQGENQGGGTNTQQKIEFVMSKSFEAKTTPIEFTINPHAKQYALPLSLSNILNLKTIQGKITVGATALNILKKNGFVVIETPKEIGDMKISTRYVQYPETISPKEDFFSYYLALQEKEIPVYITTDSILHFYHIFFERTLIDFEKNVFAQYIKDLTDYFYNENLKRYKNTDDPIIKEVAKRNLAFFGVAELLQDPNFRVDASVKDLVEQELALINKHNGFENSKIFLYKEDYSQYIPRGHYTESETLKSYFKTLMWYGRMTFLLNGSSQIQEGESECGFYDGIISIYDAKIQTLQGLFISYDFLKSEDAQNKWSTIYEITSFLVGFSDDITPYEYARILNGFLKDNSSEKDIISQFDTIKAELQKLRDPQIYSGLGACEMPMPCPPLSKEDIEHLKETNLKLLKETKGMRLLGQRFTIDSYLFSRIVSPFSGEYTGEKTPLPITNLPFTYTWYDKYKDSEENRPFTWVKTSVEGCKGREVRGFPRGLDLMALLGSDRAFELLKAEGDTNYSDYDKVFNELKSYIDNLPKDEWNKTLYNKWLDVLTSLFLKEVQGLPTFMKTNAYADKLLQTALSSWTELRHDTVLYVKQSYVMAEKGEGGPEEKPYPGYVEPVPEFYIKLIELTRLTKDGLQKIEDKTTDGKIKDTLQWKMYALDDIDTLLQKLLNIVKKELENAPLDDTDYYTVKGIGEYFDTATQMLFSGETDIDLIKPTLVTDVHTDGNTKIVLEEGLGYINTILVACPDEKGNIHLAVGPVFSYYEFKYPMENRLTDEQWRSMLKEGKIPPKPKWISNFSN
- a CDS encoding arsenate reductase ArsC — protein: MKKKVLFVCTHNSARSQMAEAFLNALYGERFEAYSAGTHPGKLNPYVVRAIQEIGIDISNNRTKSVQEFKGTRFDYVVTVCDQAKEECPYFPGALQYIHQGFEDPSTFTGTEEEIMGRVRKVRDEIEQWVMQTFKNL
- a CDS encoding molybdopterin-dependent oxidoreductase, translated to MEKQVIGKNVEKIDALALATGQPVYADDIKLPNTLHIKFLYSPHANAIIEDIDTTEAEKLPGVHMVLTYKNTPQVYHTTAGQGWPEPSPYDTCMFNQHVRFVGDRVAAVAAESEEIALEALKLIKVKYNVLPAVFDPEEAMKEGAPIIHEENPQGTYDAKRNLVAHIEVKAGDVEKGFEEADVVVEHTFETQFAQHCPIETHATISYLDENGRIVIRSSTQVPFHVRRIVAQVLGIPVSQIRVIKPRIGGGFGSKQEIILEEVCAFVTMKTGRPARAVYTREEEFISSRTRHPMKITVKIGAKKDGRFTAIKMYALSNTGAYGTHGLTVASNTGSKTLPLYNKAPNVEFVADVVYTNLPVPGAYRGYGATQGYACLEQTVDMVAEKLGLDPIAIRKINHIRKGETSPIFEALGEGREGVVQYIESEAVDKLLELGAKEIGFYEKWGKKVRNGSKVRGVGMSLHMQGSGIPKIDMGSASIKLNEDGSVNVLYGGTDIGTGLDTVVAQIVGEVLGIDPKKVIVYPSDTDITPFDKGAYASSGTFISGSAVYNTALKLRDQILEVAKDMFGEQDSKDYILKDGFVISPRSGKRVSLSEIAYDTFYVKKQKQIMAVGSFVSESSPPPFAAHFVEIEVDEETGVITPIKYVAAVDCGVVINPELTKGQIIGAIVNGIGYALTEEYKFGENGKVLNPNFMEYRIPSSRDIPEIVPILVETYEPTGPLGAKSVSEININGPIPAIGNALYDALGIRLGSSPYTPDKVLKALKEKRK
- a CDS encoding (2Fe-2S)-binding protein, whose amino-acid sequence is MKVHYKINGKDYEFDIHPGKVLLDVLRENGFTEVKGNCYMGTCGACTVLINGTPKTSCTVLAAQINGAEITTVKGLGDILNPHPLQKAFVEKGAVQCGYCTPGTILAAYALLKENPNPTDEDIKKAIDGNLCRCTGYVQQVEAIKYAITLLKEGK
- a CDS encoding FAD binding domain-containing protein translates to MLKLKNVEECFYPKTLEEAIAILREKGDKAKVVGGGLHLTVFPNPQVEYFIFLDNLGLNYIREENGTVSIGATVTINNAAKSDLIKGLFSGNLSSALSLIASELLRNQITFGGSVAQREPYSDISTILLALDAEVVYFDGSEHTEKIDEFFETDFRAKLKDAIIKEVRFKKFDSSYKFGMERHVRNATDITLLNMAMLAQIEENKIKDIIVSYGSRPMPAIRFKALEDFLKGKDLNEAVKEVYNFAKENADVKGDIRRDEQYRRELTGVFAKRLLESFGR